The Drosophila subobscura isolate 14011-0131.10 chromosome A, UCBerk_Dsub_1.0, whole genome shotgun sequence genome includes the window ATGATGTAATGATTGATAGCAGCTCGCTTTTATGATTGGGTCTTCGATCGTGTGAAAGCCTAGGCCTATTATTATTAAAGCTCTTACAGGTTCAGTTGTGAGCGTGGCTTGAACCAGAGAAAAATGTGTTATTGCTTTTCAAGTGTTTGTTGTGTACCTCCCTTTTCTTCAGACCTCATAAAATAGCCACCAACCCAGCCAAATCCAATATAAATTAGACCActtcgtttcggttttgtcgcaaataaaaattgtaattatttattgaaatgttttccccGCCGAAAACAACagaataaaatgtattaagAAAAATAACCATTTTATTGTGTGCCTTCTTCTGGGTCCGTTACATAattgttgctttctttttgtttctgggGGGAACGAATCAACTCTCCACCTTCTTCTTTGCGCAGtagaaaaaatataccattttcatttatatcGTTTTAAAAACATTCGCAACAggcattttgcatattttcattttaattttttgcaaaACTTTAACTGTCATCCATACAGATCCGATGTGGTCGTCGGTCCGTTGTGTCCGTTCTATTCCTAACCATCCTTATGCGGTGAGTTTGTGGGTTGATTCGGTtcgggggtttctttttttgcgggGGAGGGAGGGTAGAAGATCACACACGCTTATCCTATAGAGTCTATAGGATGTCTATAGTATAGacattcatcatcatctccgTTGCTGTACCGTCTGACGatggtgttttttttggcagcctttgattttgtttttttttggggccgcCAGCGTTCCCATGtgattgaaaattgttgtttgcttaacCATCGACTATCTAGGTGTTTTTCCTGATTTGTTATTGCTTTTCGTTTGAAatgatttctctctctttcctctaTGCTTTTCGATTGTATAAAAACGTTTCTTAatggttggttttttctttttttcttcatttcgtttttgtttttgtgtgttgtgtatgtgtgtgtgtgtgtgtgtgtgtgtgtgtgtgtgtgtgtgtgtgtgtgttgtttgtgtgtttgttgttttgttttgtggcaacgAATGCATACAGAAATTAATTCAGAATTTTAAGATCTACAAAGTACAACAGAAAGGCGTGAATTTGgtggtgtttgtgtggtgtgtttgtgtggtaTGTTTCTGTGTGGTGTGTAAATAAATCCCACATTTTAGGATCAGAAGGAGCTGAAGAATTGTACTGAAGGTGAGCCGCAACAAATAATTCGTGTTGCAATTCGTGTCCTTAAGGCGGGTTGGGGGAGTTTGGTTGTTCCACGCAAAACAGTCCGCCCGTGGAGCAGTGTTGAAAAAAAACCTATCGTTGTCGACAgggcatcgtcatcgtcatccttCATCGTTTTGTGTACGCAAAGTGTACGGGTGGTGGGGGGTTGGCAAGGTCCTTTGTGGCCcacttttatgtgtgtttgtggcctGCCCCCAACTGCAAGTTTTTGGCGCGTTTATCGCTGGAAACGTCGCCGCAGTTTCAGGTCCGTCTCCGTTGCATTTCACTCCAATAAATATTGAGTAGCTGCGGCGGCCGCTGTGTCTGCTTTCTGTCTGCTGTGTCTGCGCTGCTTTCTTTCCCCCAAtcgcgtgtgtgtggtcgCTGGCCTCTTGGCTTCCCACTCTGAATCATGCGTGTTCCCAAAAATGGTGTTCTAAGTATCCGGTTATCGTATGCTATTCATCTGATTCTCCTGCTTTCcgctttctgctgcctgcagctgctgcctcctgcctctccatttgtttgttgtcttccAAAAAGctgagtgttttttgttgtttctgttggaTGTTTCGTATTTGTTTCGCTGGTAATTTCTGGTATTCATTCGTCTGTGGATCTTGTTGCTCCTCTTGCCGGATTCTCAATAAGGCTGCGAGAACTGATTCAAACTGCGTTCGCCCGACTGCAACgaaaaagcagccaaagcaaaagcaaaagcaaaagcaagatgGAACATCAATAAGCAGAACAGGACCAACAGAGTCAATCAATCTACTCACCACACTGAGGGACACATCTTGGGAGAGCAGTCCATCCATTTGCGAGATCTGTCCATAATCCTGAGACATTTCTGGCTGTTGGGACAGCGTATATCCACCCGGTTGGGTCATCTGCAGGGACATCGTGGCCGGCTGCTGGCTAAAGGGTGTCCCAATGCCACTGCCGGTCTGTTCCCCACCGCCACGATTCTTTGCGAACTTCTTCTTGCTGCCCCCGCCACTCACCaagtggttgctgctgctgctggctgagcCATTGCCAACATTTGGCCCAGGATTTGGTCCATTGCCTGGACCCACAGCGATGTTATAATTGCCACCCGTCGACGACGATGCCGTGGTCGATGGCGGCGGCAGGCCACGGTTCTGCTTGGCCGCCGAAATggcctgctgatgctgattgTAGAAGCGCGGTGGCAGGTTGCTCATATTCATGAACATCccaactggcactggcatgtTGCTGAGGGCCGCCGCACCGTGCTCGTTCGATATGTAGCTGATCGAATCGTGCTGCATGAGTGGCTGCTGTGCAGTGGCCCAACTGCCGCCTCCGGTGCCGCCGCCATTGCCACCCgaggtgctgctgttgccgtagttgttgttgccatttccacctccaccgccattgccattgcctcctccgccgcctgGGGCCATGCTTGAGCCAGCATTGAGCATGGCGCCAGCATTGCTGCCGCTGGGTGCCCCATAGCCCAGAGGCGAGCTATGATAGGGACTCCCAAAGTTGCCGCCGTTCTGCTGATGCATCTGATTGGAGCTGGCAATGGGACGGTTCTGATTGTAGGCGCCGCTGCGGTCGTAGATAGAGCCCGGGACCATCACCTCCTTCGCGTCGGCCACCATGGTGGACATGAAGTGGGCGCCCATGTTCATGGTGTTGATGAGCTTCTTGGGCTTCTGGAAGTGGATCAGCGACTCCTTGAGATTGTTCAGTGAGCCCTCCACGAGCACCTTGCGATCCTTGTAAAAGTTGAGCAGGTGAttccacagctgctgcttggccaggACCTTGGGATTGCCGACAATAATGATGCCATACTTGGCACGGGTCAAGGCCACATTCAGGCGTCGCGGATCGTTGAGGAAGCCAATGCCCTGGCGCTCATTGGAGCGCACACACGACATAATGATGATGTCCTTCTCGCGTCCCTGGAACGCATCCACGCTGGCAATCTCAATCTCCTGGTAGAGGCGCGAGTGCAGGCTGCCCTGATACTGCATATACTGCACAAGATACGCCCGCTGTCCCTCGTAGGGGGTGATTATGCCAATCTGCTCGGGCTTGATGCCCGCCTTTAGGAAGCGCGTTGTAATCTTCTCCACATTCGCAGCCTCAGTGCGATTGAGGAACGATGTGCCCGAGCCGGCAATCTCCTCCTGGCCCTGAGTGACGAGGAAGAACATTGgcctctctggctgtggccacGGAAAGTCCAGCTTGAGGCGTCGGTCCTCCGCACAGACGCCATTCTGAAGCGATCCCTCGTAGAAGAAGTTCGAGGGGAACTGCGACAGCTCTGGGTGCATGCGGTACTGCACTTcgaggcggaaggggcgtaTGCCCAGCACCACCAGACGTTCGAACAGACTCTGCGAGAGGCCCGCGCGAGCGGCCTTCTTGCACATGACCACTGGCCCCAGTTGGCAGTGATCGCCGACGAGAATCAGTTGCTTAGCGCCCAGCACCACGGGCACCATGCACTCGGGCTCTGTGGACTGCATGGATTCGTCAATCAAAATGGAAGTGAATTTGATGCGCGACAAGCGGCCATCGCCGGCGCCCACGCAGGTGCAGCAAATGACATCGGCAGCCTCCAGCAGTTGGTTCTCGGTGCCGCGCTTCAGATTGCGGTAGCGCTTCTCATCCGCCGAGCTGAGCTCTCCAGTCTCGTCcttgagctgctgcagcttcttcagCTCCGTGTTGGTCTCCATGCTGCGGATCTGATTGTGCAGAGCCAGAAAGCTGACCGGACTGTCAATGGCCTCGCGGCTCTTGGCACAGACGCGCACAACCTTCAGGTTGGTGCGATGGATCTTCTCTGTGAGCTGATCGACGGCCGTGTTACTGGGGGCACACACCAGCACAGTGCCCCCGTGCTGCTTCACCAGCTGGTACACAATGGTGGCAGAGGTCACGGTCTTGCCAGTGCCCGGGGGGCCCTGGATAAGGCTCAGAGGGCGCTGCAGGGCATGCTTGACGGCGTACACCTGACTGCGATTGAGGTCCGGCAAGTTGGGGGCACTGAACAGCTTGGGCTGGACGCCGCGGAAGAGCACATCATCATTGGCATCGGGTCGGCCGTGGCCCAGCAGACGCGAGTAAATGAAATTCGACACCGAAGTGCGATCCATGGCAAAGTTGCGTAGGGCGCGTGTCATGCGGTCAAAGGAGGTGCACTTCCAGATGAAGTCCACCGAAAAGTTGCTGGAACACTTGACCGGGGCATTGGTGGAGGACTTCAGCTCCAGGCCGATGTCGTCCCCAAAATTGTCAGGCACTTTAATCACATGTCCGATCTCGTTCCACGGACTGTACATCTCGCCCACGTAGCGCAAACGCAGCTCGTCGCCGTGCATCAGCTTCATGTCCGAGTCGGTCTTGGCCAGGGTGAAGTAGGCGATGGTCTTCTTGTTGAGGCCCACATCCCAGCGCACCTCGATGTTCTCCTGGGTGGCCGACTCCTTCAGCTTCTTGTCGTAGTCGGCCTCGAGGCGCACCAAGGGGCCGAATGTCTTCTCGTACTGATAGCCATCCTCGTAGCGCAGCAGCACCTGAGAGGGCTCCGAGTCGATGCCTGGCTTCTCCAGATCCTGGAACGTGGCATCGATGTTGTCCTTCCagagctcctccagcttgttGATCTGCGCCGCCGAGATTTGGCGTGCACGCAGCTGGCCCTGCTCGCTGGGCTGCTTCACCAGCCAGGGCAGAAAGCAGCGATCGGCTATCAGCGGCTTCCACTGGTCCTGATCCCAGTTCATGTCCTTCAGCGAGTTCTGGGCCGCACATGGCTGGCGGcagagcagcaccaccacgGAATCGGCCTTGGCTGGTATAAAGCCCAGCACGAAGACGTTGCGTACGCCGCACGAGTAGCACTCGAGCACGGTCTCGCCCAGGGGACCGTCGGCATGGAGCGTCACCTCGCGATGCTTGGCGCGCACCAGATGATTGATGATGTGGGAGCCAGAGGTGCTGCCACGACCATTGCAGAACCATTTCTTGCAGTTGTTGCACATGACCACAGTGGACGGATCATGGATGCCACAGTACTTGCAGGCATGCGGCGGCAGCTCCTTCACATACGAGCCGCCATGCtcatcgtcctcctcctcgaactGCAAGTCTCCGAGATCGTTTGTGATGCTGGCCAAACGTGGATGCATTTCACCCACCGAGCGACGAcgctgtaaatatttgtttgtttgtgttaaatgtatttattgtaaGTTCACTTAATTCAAGTGTCAAAGCCAGCATTGCGgctgacagctgctgctgctgccgagcaCACACTTTAGCACGCGCAATACaaccatacacacacgcacacccacacacacgcagagagatACTCACACTTATTTCCATCAGCTCGCCCTGCGTCTGGCTCTGGGAGTTCGAGGGCATGGTGAAGTCACGGTAGTCGTACTGGGTCGGCTGGGTGTCAGCACCGGGCATCAGCTCGTTGTCGTCCATGTCCAGGAACGACAGCGCCGAGCTGGGCGCATACGTGTCCACGCTCATGACGCGGTcacagtggctgctgctgctctgccaaaATTGTAATTGTGGCGGCGGACACGGTGTTATTGCcgtgtttttgctgctgctgcctctgctgcttaCTGCTTacgcttcttcttcttgttctgctgctgctgcttgttcttCTTACCCTCGCACGCACCGACGACGACGGGGCCACTCGGTAGGGCTTGCGCGGTGCTTCGGTGTGGAgtgtgggttttttgttttgttggcagttttctttttgcttctGTGCTGCCCACGCGCTG containing:
- the LOC117903884 gene encoding regulator of nonsense transcripts 1 homolog — protein: MSVDTYAPSSALSFLDMDDNELMPGADTQPTQYDYRDFTMPSNSQSQTQGELMEISRRRSVGEMHPRLASITNDLGDLQFEEEDDEHGGSYVKELPPHACKYCGIHDPSTVVMCNNCKKWFCNGRGSTSGSHIINHLVRAKHREVTLHADGPLGETVLECYSCGVRNVFVLGFIPAKADSVVVLLCRQPCAAQNSLKDMNWDQDQWKPLIADRCFLPWLVKQPSEQGQLRARQISAAQINKLEELWKDNIDATFQDLEKPGIDSEPSQVLLRYEDGYQYEKTFGPLVRLEADYDKKLKESATQENIEVRWDVGLNKKTIAYFTLAKTDSDMKLMHGDELRLRYVGEMYSPWNEIGHVIKVPDNFGDDIGLELKSSTNAPVKCSSNFSVDFIWKCTSFDRMTRALRNFAMDRTSVSNFIYSRLLGHGRPDANDDVLFRGVQPKLFSAPNLPDLNRSQVYAVKHALQRPLSLIQGPPGTGKTVTSATIVYQLVKQHGGTVLVCAPSNTAVDQLTEKIHRTNLKVVRVCAKSREAIDSPVSFLALHNQIRSMETNTELKKLQQLKDETGELSSADEKRYRNLKRGTENQLLEAADVICCTCVGAGDGRLSRIKFTSILIDESMQSTEPECMVPVVLGAKQLILVGDHCQLGPVVMCKKAARAGLSQSLFERLVVLGIRPFRLEVQYRMHPELSQFPSNFFYEGSLQNGVCAEDRRLKLDFPWPQPERPMFFLVTQGQEEIAGSGTSFLNRTEAANVEKITTRFLKAGIKPEQIGIITPYEGQRAYLVQYMQYQGSLHSRLYQEIEIASVDAFQGREKDIIIMSCVRSNERQGIGFLNDPRRLNVALTRAKYGIIIVGNPKVLAKQQLWNHLLNFYKDRKVLVEGSLNNLKESLIHFQKPKKLINTMNMGAHFMSTMVADAKEVMVPGSIYDRSGAYNQNRPIASSNQMHQQNGGNFGSPYHSSPLGYGAPSGSNAGAMLNAGSSMAPGGGGGNGNGGGGGNGNNNYGNSSTSGGNGGGTGGGSWATAQQPLMQHDSISYISNEHGAAALSNMPVPVGMFMNMSNLPPRFYNQHQQAISAAKQNRGLPPPSTTASSSTGGNYNIAVGPGNGPNPGPNVGNGSASSSSNHLVSGGGSKKKFAKNRGGGEQTGSGIGTPFSQQPATMSLQMTQPGGYTLSQQPEMSQDYGQISQMDGLLSQDVSLSVSGERSLNQFSQPY